GACGCTGGGCCGCCTCCGTCAGGCCCGGCAGTTCAAGGACCTCGCCGCTGCCCGGCTCGGGAGCTTCGAGGGGGTCCTCTTTGCGGGCGCCGCGCGGCACGTCGCGGGAGACGGGCGCCGCCCACGCGTCCGAGACGCCCTCGGAGAGGATGTTCAGGGACAGGACCGTGATCAGCATCAGCAGGCCGGGGAAGACCGTCGCCCACCAGCCGCCGAGCAGCACCATGTTCTTGCCGTCGGCGATGACGCTGCCCCAGGACGGGTCCGGGGGCCGCACGCCCGCGCCGATGAACGACAGCGAGGCCTCGAAGACGATGGCCTCGGCGACCTGCACCGTGCAGAACACCAGGATCGGTGCGGCACAGTTGATGGCCACGTGCCTGATGAGGATGTGCGGGGTGCGGGCGCCGACGATACGCTCGGCGACGACGTAGTCCTCGCCGTACTGGTCCATCACGTTCGCGCGCACGACTCGGGCGATCGGCGGGGTGAACAGGAACGCGATGGCGCAGATCAGGACGAGGATGCCGCCGCCGAAGACCGCCACGAGCACGGCGGCGAGCGCGATCCCCGGGAACGCCATGACGATGTCAAGGCCCCGCATCAGCGTCTCGTCGACCGCCTTGCGCGAGGTCGCCGCGATCGCCCCGAGCAGGGCACCGACGAGCAGGGCGAGCAGCGTCGCCCCGAGTCCGATCGCCAGGGACCAGCGCGCCCCGTACATCAGCCGGCTGAGGATGTCCCTGCCGAGGCTGTCCTGGCCCATCCAGTGGTCCGCCGACGGGTGTCCCGTGCCGTCGACCTGGGGTTGCTGGTCGAGCGGGTCGTGCGGGGCGAGCAGCGGCGCGAAGAGCGCCACGAGGACGACCACCCCGACCACGCCCACCGCGACGCGCGAGAGCACCGGGAGGCGGCGCAGGGAGCGCAGCCGGATGCCGGGCCGCGAGAGCCGCTCTGCCAGGGCTTTGCGCGACGTGACCATCAGGCCCCCCTCAGACGCGGATTGACCAGCAGGTGGAGGATGTCGAGGACCAGGTTCACGATCACGAATCCGACGGCCGTCGTGATGACGACCCCCTGCACGACGGCCGGGTCGCCGTTCTTCACGGCGTCGATCATCAGCTTCCCCATGCCGGGCAGCGAGAAGATCGTCTCGATGACGACGGCGCCGCCGAGCAGATAGCCGACGCGCAGGCCGAGCACGGTCAGCGGGTTGATGAGGGCGTTGCGCAGGACGTTCCGGCCGACCACCACGACCGGTGGCAGGCCGCTGCCGATCGCCGTCCTCACGTAGTCCTTGTCGAGTTCCTCGACCACCGCCGTGCGGATGATGCGGGTGAGCCCGGCGGCCACCGGCAGGGAGAGCGCGAGCGCGGGGAGCGTCATCGTCTTCAGCCAGCCGGTGAACGAGTCGCCGGGGTTGACGTACCCGCCGGTCGGGAACCAGCCCGCCTCCACCGCGAAGTACTGGATCATGAGCAGCGCCAGCCAGAAGCCGGGCGCCGCCACCCCGGTCAGCGAGATGACGCGGATCAGCTGGTCGGGCAGCCGGTCGCGGTAGATCGCGGCGGTCACACCGAGCAGCAGCGAGATCACCACGGCGATGCCCAGGCCCATGAAGGTGAGCTGCACGGTGAGCGGAAGCGCGGTGGTGACCTGCTCCACCACCGGTGAGCGGGTGAGCACGCTGATGCCCATGTCGCCCTGGACGAGATCGCCGACGAACGCGACGTAGCGCACCGGCAGCGGATCGAGCAGGCCGTTCTCCTCACGGAACTCGTGCAGTTGCTCCGGGGTCGGATTGGCGCCCTGGAAGAACGCCGACGCCGGGTCGATGTCCGAGAAGCGCATCACGAGGAAGACGAACAGGACGATGCCGAGCAGCAGCGGGACGAGCAGGAGGAGGCGGCGGGCCAGGATTCTGACGATCGCGGTCACGTGCGTACGACTCCCAACGGTGGTGCCGGGACGGCCGGTCGGCCAGTCGGATGGTTGCCTAGTCGGCCCACTTGGCCTGGAGGAGGTTGATGCCCGGATAGGGCTGGGCCTTGATGCCGGTGAGCTTCTTCGGGTCCCAGGCGGTCATCAGCTCGTTGTGCACGACCGGATAGATCACCGCCTGCTCGGCGACGGTGTCGATGTAGTCCTGGACCATGGTCTTCTTCTTGGTCGCGTCGGGCTCGCGCGTCGCCTGGTCCATGTCCCTGAAGAGCTTCTTGGCGACGGCGTCGTCCGCCCAGCGGGCGTAACCCATCCACAGGTTCTCGGGCCCGTAGTTGTAGTGCATGATCAGATCGGGGTCGATGCCGAACTGGTTGGGGTTCGAGGCCGCCGCGACGATCTGGTAGTCCTTCTTCTGGTCCATCTTGGTGAAGACGGCCGTCGTCTCCTGCGGGTCGAGCGTCGTCTTGACGCCGATCGCGTCCCACGAGGCCTTGATCGTCGGCAGACAGTCGACGATCCAGCTCACGTTCACCGCCATGAGGTTGATCGACAGATCCTTGACCCCGGCCTCCTTCAGGAGCTTCTTCGCCTTCGCCGGGTCGTACGCGTAGACCGACTTCGCCGGGCGGTAGGCCGGGTTGGTCTCGTTGAGGAACGAGGTCGACGCCTTGCCGTGGCCCTTGAGCGCGACCTGGATCATCTTCTCGGTGTCGATGGCGTAGTGCAGCGCCTGCCGTACGCGGACGTCGTCGAAGGGCTTGTGCGCGGTGTTGAACATCAGGAACAGGTTGTTCATCCCCGCCCCGCCCTCGACGGTCAGGCCGTCCTTCTTGAGCTGCTCGATGTTGGCGTACGGGATGTTGTCGGAGATCTCCGCGTCCGCGCTGCCGCCGGAGATCTTCGCGACGCGGGGTGCCGCGTCCACGATGGTCAGCCAGTTCATCTTCTTGAAGGCGGCCTTGCGCGGGCCGTTGTAGTCGCCGAACGCCTCGAAGGTGGTGTTGGACTTCGGGTGGTGCGACACCTGCTTGTACGGGCCCGAGCCCACCGCCTTGCCCTTGGTCGCCTCGTCCCAGGCGCCCGGCTTGGAGAAGACGTGCTTCGGCATGATCTTGGCGAGGGAGAGCCGGGCCAGACCGTCCGGGAAGGGGAACCTCAGGGTGAGTTCGACGGTCGTCGCGTCGATCTTCTTGACGCCCTTCAGCCAGCTCTCGAAGAAGCCCTTGGCCAGCGTCTGCGTCTTGGGGTCCAGGATGCGGTCGAAGACGAACACCACGTCGTCGGCGGTCACGGGCTTCCCGTCGTGCCACTTGGCGCCGGGCCGCAGCGTGAACTTCCAGGTGGTCGCCTTGTGGTCGGAGGGGATCTGCGTGGCGAGCGCGGGGTACGGCTCGCGCGTGATGGGATCGGTGTTGAGCAGGCCCTCGTAGATGTGTTCGTTGCCGGCCATCGCGAAGGCGGACGCGGTCTGCGTCGGATCCCAACTGCCGTCGTTCCCATAGCCGATGACGGCGGTGAGGGTGGAGTCGCCGCCCGTGCCGCCGCCCCCTCCCGCGTCATTCGTGGACTCGGGCCCCGACGAGCAGGCGGAGAGCGAGGTGGTGAGGGCGGCCGCCGCGCCCAGCGCACCGGTGTACCTGAGGAAGGACCGGCGGTCCGGTGCGGGTCCGGTGGAGGCGATGCTGGTCTTCTGGTCGCTCACTGTGTCTCCCTTGAGAGATCCCACGTCCTACGTCGTAGTGGCGTGGCGACCATAGGAGCGCCGCGATGGCCGGTCAAGAGATCGCGCACGGATCCGAATCCGGGCCATGCCGGACGATGTTGGTCCGGAGGTGGGACGTGGGATGTCATCCGTGCCTACGATGTGCCGCATGCCTCAGGAGCCAGTCCGCGAACGGCGTGTGGGCAGCCAAGTCCAGCGCGCAGTCATGCAGTTGATCCTCGACAGGAAACTCCGGCCGGGCGCGCTGCTGCCCACCGAGGCCGAGCTGATGGAGGAACTCGGGGTCAGCAGGAACTCGGTGCGCGAGGCACTCAAGGCGCTCCAGGCCCTGGACATCGTGGAGATCAGACACGGCTACGGAACGTACGTCGGGCAGGCGTCGCTGATGCCGCTGGCCGACGGGCTCACCTTCCGCACACTGGTGCAGCTCGCGGACGACACCCATGCGCTCGCGGAGATACTTCAGGTGCGCGAGGTCCTTGAGGAGGGCCTGGTGCGCCGGGTCGCGGTCCTGCTCACGGACGATGAACTGTCCCAACTGGAGTCTCTGGTCCGCAAGATGGAGGAATCGGCGGGCACGGGCGCCGCCTTCCCCGACCTCGACCGCGAGTTCCACGAGACGCTCTACCGCTCGCTGGGCAACGAGCTGGTGCCGCAGCTGCTCGGCGCGTTCTGGAACGTCTTCCACCGGGTGGCGGGCGTACGGGGGTGGGCCCGTGACCCCGCCCCGGAGGTGACGGTGCGCAGACACCGGGACATCGTGACGGCGCTGCGGGCACGGGACGTGGAGCGGGCTCAGCGCGCGATGGCGGACCACTTCCGGGGGATCGAGGCGCGGTCGGGGCAGGAGTCGCGGGGCGTGGGCTAGGGTCCGCACCAGCCGGGCGCACGCCTCGACGAGGTGTTCGCACGAGTCGAGGACCCGGAGGAGCTGCTTGTCGGCGAGCCACTCGGCGACCACGTCCTCGGCGGGCCTGGTGCTCTGGTCGGCCAGGTACGGCTCCTCAAGGGGTACGGCACCGAGCAGCGACGCCTCGCGCAGCGGTGCCAGCTGGATCAGCCGCGCCCCGGGGGCGAAGACCCGCTCGGCCCGGCGGGCGGCCCGCAGCGCCAGGCGCGACTTGCCGACCCCCCCACTCCGGTCAGCGTCACGAGGCGTGACTCTCCCAACATGGCTTCGATGGCGCTCTCCTCCGCGAGGGCCCGGCAGGGGCATGGTCGCCGCAAGTGGCACCCCCTCACCGGCCAGACGTGCAAATACCCGCATGGCGGAGTCAGTCCTGATCATCAAGAGCCCTGCTCCTGTCAACGGGCCGTGAATCTATGGCCCTTACGCCATAGTTGCCGTTCACGAGAGCGGGGTTACACAGAGTCAGGGGGCCTGCGCATGGCCATCCGTGAAGGATGGCGTGAGCGGTGGGGCGCGAGGGTGAGCCGTGTGCTGCCCCTGACCGTCTGCTCCGTTCTCGCCGCCCCGGGAATCTTCGCCGCGGGCTGGGAGCCGGCCGCCGCCATGCTGCTGATCGGCCCACTGGCGTCCTGTGTCCGGCACGGCGTCCGGCACACGGCCGCCACGGCAGGCTGGACCGTGCTCCTCGCCGTGACGGCAGGAGTGACGCGCAGCTTCCCCGCGTTCCCGGGCCCACCCTTCCTGGTGGAGTTCCTGGTGCTGCTCGCGGGAGGCGCGCTGGCCGTCGTCGTCGCCGCCCGGCAGAGCGCGGGAGAGGTCGCGCTGGCCCGGGCCACGGAGGTGGCGCGGGCGGCGCAGGGCGCGATCCTGCGGCCGGTGTCCGAGCAGATCGGCGGCATCGACGTCTGCACC
This Streptomyces sp. NBC_01283 DNA region includes the following protein-coding sequences:
- a CDS encoding ABC transporter substrate-binding protein, which translates into the protein MSDQKTSIASTGPAPDRRSFLRYTGALGAAAALTTSLSACSSGPESTNDAGGGGGTGGDSTLTAVIGYGNDGSWDPTQTASAFAMAGNEHIYEGLLNTDPITREPYPALATQIPSDHKATTWKFTLRPGAKWHDGKPVTADDVVFVFDRILDPKTQTLAKGFFESWLKGVKKIDATTVELTLRFPFPDGLARLSLAKIMPKHVFSKPGAWDEATKGKAVGSGPYKQVSHHPKSNTTFEAFGDYNGPRKAAFKKMNWLTIVDAAPRVAKISGGSADAEISDNIPYANIEQLKKDGLTVEGGAGMNNLFLMFNTAHKPFDDVRVRQALHYAIDTEKMIQVALKGHGKASTSFLNETNPAYRPAKSVYAYDPAKAKKLLKEAGVKDLSINLMAVNVSWIVDCLPTIKASWDAIGVKTTLDPQETTAVFTKMDQKKDYQIVAAASNPNQFGIDPDLIMHYNYGPENLWMGYARWADDAVAKKLFRDMDQATREPDATKKKTMVQDYIDTVAEQAVIYPVVHNELMTAWDPKKLTGIKAQPYPGINLLQAKWAD
- a CDS encoding ABC transporter permease — its product is MTAIVRILARRLLLLVPLLLGIVLFVFLVMRFSDIDPASAFFQGANPTPEQLHEFREENGLLDPLPVRYVAFVGDLVQGDMGISVLTRSPVVEQVTTALPLTVQLTFMGLGIAVVISLLLGVTAAIYRDRLPDQLIRVISLTGVAAPGFWLALLMIQYFAVEAGWFPTGGYVNPGDSFTGWLKTMTLPALALSLPVAAGLTRIIRTAVVEELDKDYVRTAIGSGLPPVVVVGRNVLRNALINPLTVLGLRVGYLLGGAVVIETIFSLPGMGKLMIDAVKNGDPAVVQGVVITTAVGFVIVNLVLDILHLLVNPRLRGA
- a CDS encoding FadR/GntR family transcriptional regulator; the protein is MCRMPQEPVRERRVGSQVQRAVMQLILDRKLRPGALLPTEAELMEELGVSRNSVREALKALQALDIVEIRHGYGTYVGQASLMPLADGLTFRTLVQLADDTHALAEILQVREVLEEGLVRRVAVLLTDDELSQLESLVRKMEESAGTGAAFPDLDREFHETLYRSLGNELVPQLLGAFWNVFHRVAGVRGWARDPAPEVTVRRHRDIVTALRARDVERAQRAMADHFRGIEARSGQESRGVG